The Polynucleobacter necessarius genome window below encodes:
- a CDS encoding PD-(D/E)XK nuclease family protein — protein sequence MSEQKHPHAWAITPNSQALTELAKGIWDCAVQTKQRPLVVLSTAGPLIGVRAALEKNRPKSLPSDIAFLPQVISFADWLEAAPGTWKLPKKQSDLERWLSVYVNLRKHPTLKTWFKAESDSGAWGLAKSVIDACDILSEAIIAQLHDKLSFLIQSATLDSEEWTKKLEDLLDQTIASVYPELSRKVVDQESKVLLTFWRYLSSAGDAVFRKQFAMVAHLDLAKANQGQSRSLIWVQTADPKPVDHEVISRYLADYAQYAPVLGVSLDWSAVALWSEALAGEDAAGDLSPLTAEQEKQLQNNIKAAPYPNWNLISARRFEELAWAVTKSIETHLIAGKKNIALVAQDRLVARRARALFARLGPSLNIRDETGWKLDTTRAAAALNSWLELIRAPKEGPTAAVLLEFLQNPFLNIPGCIQKAPEVCIGLVAQLEDILVASQAKSGWETFYMAVERANDYASSHDAIPNEALLKLLQFVRERHHGWQELNMNCSSAYTLLHKNLQETGMVTALEDDAAGRQLLEVVQTFDLKSSYQDLGMRLPEWISLIKSVMEEASYEEAGKESQANLSILPLSSTRLRIFDAVVVVGCDEQQLPAFSEPPLFFSDALNRLLKSSTMTSQFIQQARDFSQLLISCASVDLLWQSKSKSGEPLRPSAWIQRLQAVLPKWKEVLAQPQLHEGIAKPIQQAITTLEHDLPMPLSMSPSAYKALRDCPYKYYVRSLLGLREAKEFEDGFDASLAGQSLHALLRNFYQALKTEEQKVDTQIIANKKARRQWMVQQLNSISEKEFKRLIEGDSRVLGILRDWQKQIPSFVDWQLLREERGWHYHNAEHKVGFDLHFEDANGKSRIIRIEGRADRFDINNEAGQQAEVIEYKNQSVTKIKKRAEHLLDDPQLLIYARAANECPENARIQGYPVKQAGWVSLKVDLKRDKKLQRSLEIGDVSELMPALNQQLTEDMQKLWSGNELAAFAPDGVCKYCEARGICRKGMW from the coding sequence CCGCATGCATGGGCAATTACGCCGAATAGCCAAGCGCTGACCGAGTTAGCAAAAGGGATTTGGGATTGTGCGGTGCAAACCAAACAGCGCCCCTTAGTGGTGCTCAGTACTGCAGGCCCATTGATCGGGGTAAGAGCTGCTCTTGAAAAAAATCGACCCAAGAGCCTACCAAGCGATATTGCTTTTCTGCCGCAAGTAATTAGTTTTGCTGACTGGTTGGAGGCAGCCCCAGGTACTTGGAAGCTTCCTAAGAAACAAAGTGATTTGGAGAGGTGGCTATCGGTTTATGTCAATTTGCGTAAACACCCCACACTGAAAACTTGGTTCAAGGCAGAGAGTGATTCGGGTGCATGGGGTCTTGCTAAATCGGTGATTGACGCATGCGATATTTTGTCTGAAGCCATCATTGCGCAATTGCATGACAAGTTAAGTTTTTTAATCCAGAGTGCCACTCTGGATTCGGAAGAATGGACTAAAAAATTAGAAGACCTATTGGATCAAACGATTGCATCGGTCTATCCAGAGCTTTCAAGAAAGGTCGTGGATCAAGAATCAAAAGTATTACTCACATTTTGGCGATATCTTAGTAGTGCTGGAGATGCGGTCTTTCGTAAGCAATTTGCAATGGTAGCCCATTTAGATTTAGCTAAGGCAAACCAAGGTCAGTCGAGATCCTTGATTTGGGTGCAAACCGCCGATCCTAAGCCTGTAGATCACGAAGTCATTAGTAGGTATCTAGCTGATTATGCTCAGTACGCTCCTGTGCTTGGGGTCTCATTAGATTGGAGTGCAGTAGCTCTCTGGTCAGAAGCACTTGCTGGAGAAGATGCAGCAGGAGATTTATCTCCATTAACTGCTGAACAAGAAAAACAGCTCCAAAATAATATTAAGGCCGCACCATACCCTAACTGGAATTTAATTTCCGCAAGACGTTTTGAAGAATTGGCTTGGGCAGTTACTAAATCAATCGAGACACATTTAATTGCTGGCAAGAAAAATATTGCTTTGGTAGCGCAAGATCGTCTTGTGGCAAGAAGAGCAAGAGCATTATTCGCCCGTTTAGGCCCGTCACTAAATATTCGCGATGAAACTGGCTGGAAGTTGGATACCACTCGAGCGGCAGCAGCGTTGAATAGTTGGCTAGAGTTGATTCGTGCTCCCAAGGAAGGCCCAACAGCTGCCGTCTTATTGGAATTTTTACAAAACCCATTCTTAAATATTCCTGGCTGTATTCAAAAAGCACCCGAGGTATGTATAGGACTTGTCGCTCAACTGGAAGACATCTTGGTCGCGAGCCAAGCAAAGTCTGGCTGGGAAACGTTTTACATGGCCGTTGAGCGGGCTAATGACTACGCATCAAGTCATGATGCCATCCCAAACGAGGCACTTTTAAAACTGCTGCAATTTGTGAGAGAGCGTCACCATGGTTGGCAAGAGCTTAATATGAACTGCTCCAGTGCTTATACGCTCTTGCACAAGAATTTGCAAGAAACCGGTATGGTCACGGCTCTGGAAGATGATGCAGCGGGAAGGCAATTGTTGGAGGTGGTGCAAACATTCGACCTAAAGTCTAGCTATCAAGATCTGGGTATGCGACTTCCAGAATGGATTAGCTTAATTAAATCGGTCATGGAGGAGGCTTCCTATGAAGAAGCCGGCAAGGAGTCGCAGGCCAATTTGAGTATCTTGCCGCTGAGCTCAACGCGGCTACGAATATTTGATGCGGTGGTAGTAGTCGGTTGTGATGAGCAGCAATTACCCGCTTTTTCCGAGCCGCCATTATTTTTTTCAGATGCGCTTAATCGCCTTCTGAAATCTTCAACGATGACTTCTCAATTCATTCAGCAAGCACGAGATTTCTCACAGCTATTAATTTCGTGTGCAAGTGTCGATTTGCTCTGGCAAAGTAAAAGTAAAAGTGGTGAACCTTTGAGGCCATCAGCCTGGATACAGCGCTTGCAGGCTGTGTTACCAAAATGGAAAGAAGTACTTGCTCAACCTCAATTGCACGAAGGTATAGCCAAGCCAATTCAGCAGGCAATCACGACTCTAGAGCATGATTTACCAATGCCTCTCTCAATGAGTCCTAGCGCCTATAAGGCTTTAAGAGATTGCCCTTATAAATACTACGTTCGAAGCCTATTGGGTCTGCGTGAGGCAAAAGAGTTTGAGGATGGTTTTGATGCTTCTTTAGCTGGACAATCGCTACATGCTTTGCTACGTAACTTTTATCAAGCTCTCAAGACTGAAGAGCAAAAAGTAGACACGCAAATCATAGCTAATAAAAAAGCGCGTCGCCAATGGATGGTGCAGCAATTAAATTCAATTTCTGAAAAAGAATTTAAACGCTTGATTGAGGGAGATAGTCGAGTTCTAGGAATCTTGCGTGATTGGCAAAAACAAATCCCTAGTTTTGTTGATTGGCAATTGCTAAGAGAAGAAAGAGGCTGGCACTATCACAATGCTGAACATAAAGTAGGCTTCGATTTGCATTTTGAAGATGCCAATGGAAAAAGTCGCATTATTCGCATTGAGGGCCGCGCAGATCGTTTTGATATCAACAACGAAGCTGGTCAGCAGGCTGAAGTAATTGAATATAAGAATCAGTCGGTAACTAAAATTAAAAAGCGTGCTGAACACCTTTTAGATGATCCGCAACTGCTTATTTATGCTCGCGCTGCCAATGAGTGCCCAGAAAACGCTCGAATCCAGGGCTACCCAGTAAAACAAGCTGGGTGGGTCTCTTTGAAAGTTGATCTGAAGCGCGATAAAAAGTTACAGCGCTCCTTAGAGATTGGAGATGTATCAGAATTAATGCCGGCATTGAATCAACAGTTGACGGAAGACATGCAAAAGCTATGGTCCGGCAACGAGCTCGCGGCATTCGCCCCTGATGGTGTTTGTAAATACTGCGAGGCGAGGGGTATTTGCAGGAAGGGGATGTGGTGA